The sequence CGAAATACTACAATTCATTTTAACTTCTTCTTCCTCACGTTGAGGGTGTAATAATTCACATAAAGTCGTTTTATCAGTTGTTACAAAATATTTAGCAGTTTTTATATCTCTAATCAACATGTGAATCATTAAAAATAAAATTAAAAAATAGAAAATGTTGAGTTATTCAAACATTTTTCTCATACATCTTCTGATGGTACCTTCAGCTGCAGTTTCGCCCATTAAGTTCTGCAGTTCTCTAGCCAGAGCTTGAGCTGCTACAAGATTAGTTGGTTGGATGGTACCTTTTTCAATCCATTGTTTTACATTGTCATCTAATTTATCCAGAGTATTTAAAGCAGCATCCAGTTCTTCCTGTTCTTCCAGTAAGTGCATGGATTTAGCACTCTTAATTAGCAGTTCTGGGTTCACTGCTTTAAGCATACCATTTACTCCAGAAGATTCCACTAACGATGCGATGGTCTGTAAAGTCATCAGAATTTGTTTTTCAACCATTTCTTCTGGTGCTTTAATAATCTGAGTACCTATGTAGTAGTAATCCAATACTCCAGATAATGTAACTGCAGTGACCAAAGATCCCATATCTGCCACTGCAGAGGATACGTCTGCAGGAACGACATAAGCATCTTTACCGCAGCTTTCTGCTAGAGATACGCATTTTTGAATTTGTTCTTCAGTAGCAATATCCATTTCACTGGATGAATGTCCTCCAATAACATAGTGTCCGTGCTGAGGAGTTCCAGGGACAGCCGCAGGATGCATAGAAGCAATTCCTATATCTTTCCGGTCTCTTCTAAGTTCTCTTTCTAAAACATAGTAAAGGACTATTGGGGAAACAGTGCATGTGTTAGCAATAACTCCATTTTCAGGCATGTGTTTGGTTATTTCCTTAGCAATTTCAAAGGTTTTTTTACCAAAAGGAGTGAATAAAACTGCTATTTCCGCATGTTTTGCTGCTTCTGCATCATCCGAAGTTACTTTTACTCCTGCTTCTTCCACAATCTTCCAGTGCTCATCAGTTAACATTCCCCGATTAGGTTCAGCTAACATTACGTCATGGCCTGCTTTGGCATATTCAATGGCCATTCGACTTCCACCATATGGGGCTTCTCCGCCGTATTTTTCAGGCAATTTTAATTGGTTTACATAAAGGTCCTGGTTTCCTGCACCATATACTGATACTTTCATATTAATCACCACTATAATTATTAAATTTAGAGTCCTTTTTAAAAAATTCCTATACTAGTTTTATAATTAGTACAGTAAATATTTTTGACAAATCTCATTTTTTTATCCAATTTAATGATAAGATAAATGTTTATACAAATAACTTTTTTCTGTTTTACTATTTAAAATTCTCAAAAATAATAAAAATATATAAAATTTAATTAATATTTTAATACTAACTTAAAAAAAAACCCTAAGGCGAGAAGTTTAAAAACATTTCCAAGATTAATTAAACCTTAAAACCAATCTTAGGAAAAATATAGAATTATAACCGAAAAAATTGATTATATGATTGTTTTTTTAAATAAAATAAAATACAGGATTTTAATTATTCTCCTGTAGGTTTACCATATAATAATTCAGCAACTTTTTCTAAAGTATCAATTCCCTTAGCTTCCTCCTTGAGTAAAGGTACCTCAGCAACCAGTTGATCTGAAAATTTGGCTTGAATCATTTTTAATCTTTCTTGTTGCAATTTACGTCGGGATTCACAGAATTCACAGTCCGATACTTCGGGCAAAACCTGATTCACAATTACCCCATCTGCATGGATATTGTATTTATCCAAAGCCTGCATTGCTCTTTCAGACTCATATATGGACATTTCTTCAGGAATTACTACCATTTTAAATGAAGTCCTTTCCGGATCAGACATTACTGCTCGGGCTTCTTTTATTTTCTTTTTAGTGACTTCCATGTCCTCTAAAGCTTTATCCTCTTCTTCTTCATCTCCCATGAATGGTAAGATATTTTTGAATGCTTTAGCCATGCTCCCAATTTGTTTTCGGACTTTAATCATTTTCCCTACCCAGGAATCCATCATTTCAGGGAAGGAAAGAAGCCTTAAAGTGTGTCCCGTAGGTGCAGTATCAAATACAACCACATCATACTCATCAGTAGTTAGGTACTGGAGAAATTTATCAAAAGCAGCTGCTTCATCTATTCCCGGAGCCATAGAAGCCATATCCATTTGATCTTGAAGCATATCCATACCCATTCCTGGGTTTAATGCCGCTTGTTGTTTCATTTTTGCCTGATATTCGTCCATAGCAACTTCAGGATCAATTTCCAACGCATATAAATTTTCCTGAATGAACGTAGGTACGTGGCTTAGTGGTCTTTCCAGAGAATCACCTAAAGAGTGTGCTGGATCAGTAGATATTATAAGAGTCCTTTTACCAGATTCTGCCATCCAAATTGCAGTAGCTGCAGACATTGTTGTTTTACCTACTCCTCCTTTTCCACCTACAAATACAAAAGTTGTTTTTCCTTTGTTAAACTTAAATAAGTCTTTAAAAGCCATTATATGCCTCCTATATTACATTAACTGAATTAAGTCAGAATAAAAAGGTATTTAGAGAATATGTTTTTCCTTCTTATATTAGTTATATCGAATATATTATTCTAGCTTTTAAACTTATCTTATGATTAGTTATAAACATTATACTGCACACAATATTCAATAAGATTAATTCAAAAACTAAAACATAATCTACTTAATGAGGAATTATATGGTAGAAATAAATCTCATTCCTAATATAAATGAAGAAACCAGTATAGCAAAAATAGAAGAGTTTATAAAAAGAAAAGTTGATGAATCCAATTCTAATGGTGTTGTATTAGGATTGAGTGGCGGCATTGACTCTTCAACTGTTGCCTATCTCTGTGAGAGATCATTAGGAAAAGAAAATGTTATGGGCCTAATCATGCCTAGTGAAACCACTTCTGCAGAAGACATAAAACATGCCCTGTTGGTTGGAGAAAATCTGGGTATTGAATGTGAGACCATACACATAGATTCTTTAATAGAACCATTTAAAGAGCTATGTTCTCATGAAGCTAACCAATTAGCAGAAGCTAATTTAAAAGCTAGAATAAGGATGATGATTCTGTACTACCATGCTAATTCCTTGAATTTATTAGTGGCAGGAACAGGCAACTTAAGCGAACTTTTAGTGGGTTACTTTACCAAGTATGGTGACGGAGGAGTAGATATGCTCCCTATTGGAGACCTCTATAAAACTCATGTTAGGCAGATTGCATCCATATTAGAAGTTCCTGCAGAAATTATTAGAAAAGCACCCACCGCAGGATTGTTGCCAGGGCAAACAGACGAAGAGGAGTTGGGAATGACTTACAATCTCCTTGACCAGTTGCTTTATCTAATGATTGATCAAAGTATGGAAGATGAAATAATTGCTAAAAAAATGGATATTTCTCCAAATGACGTTAAAAGAATTCGAGAAAAGGTCAAAAAATCCAATCATAAATTGTGTTCTCCAGAAATACCTGTTTTAAGGTAATAATCTTAAATTAAATAAAGAGGATTAAATGTTCGCTTTAATTTACATAACTACTTCCAGTAAAGAAGAATCAATATTTATTGGTAAAAAATTAGTAGAAGAACGATTGGCAGCTTGTAGCAATATAATTCCAAAAATTAAATCATTTTACTGGTGGGCTGAAAAACTGGAAGAAGACTCAGAATCAATTTTAATGCTAAAAACTACTTCCAAAAATATTAATAAGATAATAACCCGTACAAAAGAACTTCACAGCTATGAAAATCCATGTATAGTGGCTTTTCCAATAATAGCAGGGTCTGGAGAATATTTCAACTGGTTAAAAAAAGAAGTAGACACTGACCCTTTAAATAATTCTTATTCGAATAAATAAACTAATTAAATAATTGTATTTAATATTTACTTAGAACCATAATATGGGATTATACTTCGTTTAAATACTTATAAATTATAATATAGTCAATCATGAAGCTAATTATCATTATTAAAAATATATATACTTTTAAATTTTAAAAAAAATCAATTTTACAATGGCGGTGATCGATTGCAGAAAAATATGGAGATCAAATGGCAGAAAAAATGGCGAGAATCAAAGATATTTCAATCTGATCCAGATAACCGGGAAAAAATATTCTTAACTGTAGCTTATCCTTACCCTAGTGGAGCCATGCATATTGGACATGGGCGTACTTATACCGTTCCGGATGTTTATGCCAGATTTAAGAGAATGCAAGGTTTTAATGTACTATTTCCTATGGGGTGGCATGTAACCGGGGCCCCAGTTATAGGCATTGCTAAACGGATACAACGTCAAGACCCTTGGACACTTAATATCTACCAAAACGTCCATAAAGTGCCCGAAAAAGAACTTGCAAAGTTTTCAGATCCAGAATACATAGTAAACTATTTCAGTAGCGAATATCACAACGTAATGGAACATTTAGGTTTTTCCATAGATTGGAGAAGAGAATTTAGGACTACTGATGAATCTTATCAAAAATTTATTGAATGGCAAATTCGCCAGCTTAAAGATAAGGGACTAGTAAGAAGAGGAGCTCACCCTGTAAAATACTGTGTAGAGTGTAAAAATCCAGTGGGTGATCACGACCTCCTAGAAGGAGAAGGTGTGGGAATTAATGAGCTAACCCTTCTTAAATTTGAAATAGATGGCTATTATCTGGTTCCTGCTACTTTCCGTCCTGAAACAATCTATGGTGCCACAAATTTATGGTTGAACCCTGAAGTTGAATATTTCAAGGTTAAAACATGTGGTGAAGAATGGTTAATCAGTAAAGAATCTTACATTAACTTATCAAACCAACGCAAAGACCTGGAAATTATAGAAGAAGTGGATCCACAGCCACTAATAGGTAGGATGGTTAAAAATATTGTCACTGGAAAAGAACATCCCATTCTCCCTGCCAGCTTTGTAGACCCGGAATATGCTAGTGGTGTGGTTTTCTCAGTTCCAGGCCACGCTCCTGCAGATTTAATAGCATTAAATGATCTTAAGAACAATGCTGAAGTTCTAGAAAAATATGATATTAAAGAAATTGTTGATAGAATTCAGCCCATTAATGTGATAACCCTTAAAGATTATGGTGAGTTTCCGGCTCAAGATGTAATTGAAAGTTTTAAAGTTGAAAATCAGAACGATCCTAAAATTAAGGATGCTACTAACGAACTTTACAAAATAGAACATGCCAAAGGTACCATGAGCCCGCACATTCCTGATTATGCTGGAGGTAAAGTTGCTATTGTTAGAGATGAAATCAGTGCTACCTTAAAAGAGGAAGGTAAAGCTGATTCAATGTATGACTTCGCAGAAAGGCCAGTTATTTGTCGTTGCGGTGGAAAATGTGTTGTTAAAATCATGGAAGACCAATGGTTCATGAAATATTCTGATGAAGACTGGAAAAATACCACCAGAAATTGCCTGGAAAAAATGAATATTATTCCCGAAGAAGTTAGAGCTAATTTTGAGTATTATATTGGTTGGCTCCATGATTGGGCTTGTTCCAGGCGTATTGGCCTTGGAACCAAAATCCCCTGGGATTCTCAATGGCTTATTGAACCCTTAACTGACTCAACAATTTACATGTCTTACTATACCCTTGCCAAATATATGAAAGATATCAACCCTGATGATTTAAATGATGAATTATTTAACAAGGTTCTTCTAGGCCATAATACCAATGTTGCCCTGCCAGAACAACTCACTAAAGAAATGCAGGACGAATTCAACTACTGGTATCCTCTGGACTGGAGACTTTCAGCAAAAGATCTGATAGGAAACCATCTTACATTCCATATATTCCATCATGCAGCGATATTTCCTGAAGATAAATGGCCTAAAGGAGCTGTTGTTTTTGGAATGGGCCTTTTAGAAGGACATAAAATGTCATCATCCAAAGGCAATGTGATACTTCTCTTTGATGCTATTGAAAAACATGGCGCGGATGTCGTAAGACTGTTTTTAATGTCTTCTGCCGAGCCGTGGCAGGACTTTGATTGGAGAGAAAAAGAAGTTAAAGGAACTA comes from Methanobacterium alcaliphilum and encodes:
- a CDS encoding TRC40/GET3/ArsA family transport-energizing ATPase, translated to MAFKDLFKFNKGKTTFVFVGGKGGVGKTTMSAATAIWMAESGKRTLIISTDPAHSLGDSLERPLSHVPTFIQENLYALEIDPEVAMDEYQAKMKQQAALNPGMGMDMLQDQMDMASMAPGIDEAAAFDKFLQYLTTDEYDVVVFDTAPTGHTLRLLSFPEMMDSWVGKMIKVRKQIGSMAKAFKNILPFMGDEEEEDKALEDMEVTKKKIKEARAVMSDPERTSFKMVVIPEEMSIYESERAMQALDKYNIHADGVIVNQVLPEVSDCEFCESRRKLQQERLKMIQAKFSDQLVAEVPLLKEEAKGIDTLEKVAELLYGKPTGE
- the leuS gene encoding leucine--tRNA ligase; protein product: MQKNMEIKWQKKWRESKIFQSDPDNREKIFLTVAYPYPSGAMHIGHGRTYTVPDVYARFKRMQGFNVLFPMGWHVTGAPVIGIAKRIQRQDPWTLNIYQNVHKVPEKELAKFSDPEYIVNYFSSEYHNVMEHLGFSIDWRREFRTTDESYQKFIEWQIRQLKDKGLVRRGAHPVKYCVECKNPVGDHDLLEGEGVGINELTLLKFEIDGYYLVPATFRPETIYGATNLWLNPEVEYFKVKTCGEEWLISKESYINLSNQRKDLEIIEEVDPQPLIGRMVKNIVTGKEHPILPASFVDPEYASGVVFSVPGHAPADLIALNDLKNNAEVLEKYDIKEIVDRIQPINVITLKDYGEFPAQDVIESFKVENQNDPKIKDATNELYKIEHAKGTMSPHIPDYAGGKVAIVRDEISATLKEEGKADSMYDFAERPVICRCGGKCVVKIMEDQWFMKYSDEDWKNTTRNCLEKMNIIPEEVRANFEYYIGWLHDWACSRRIGLGTKIPWDSQWLIEPLTDSTIYMSYYTLAKYMKDINPDDLNDELFNKVLLGHNTNVALPEQLTKEMQDEFNYWYPLDWRLSAKDLIGNHLTFHIFHHAAIFPEDKWPKGAVVFGMGLLEGHKMSSSKGNVILLFDAIEKHGADVVRLFLMSSAEPWQDFDWREKEVKGTKRRLEWFVEFAEKVEKINESPLNFAEMNSNPPERFISKWILGQLHLRIKEASEALDGFQTRKAVQDALFLLKKDMDHYFRRIEHHLSDEEERLKIAEVLKTVLESWIRLLAPFTPHTCEELWEKYGGEGFVSNAPWPVYDEELIDENIQKAEEIVQGLVQDISEIKKIVDVAPSKIHIYLAPKWKWEVFDIAQEVGRPDIGRIMGQSIQKNVHDDKKEIAEFAKKISREMTRIKYVGYLDEYQILTDALDYVSLEAGAEISIHDEPDYDPEGKSKNAMPYKPAIYME
- a CDS encoding NAD+ synthase codes for the protein MVEINLIPNINEETSIAKIEEFIKRKVDESNSNGVVLGLSGGIDSSTVAYLCERSLGKENVMGLIMPSETTSAEDIKHALLVGENLGIECETIHIDSLIEPFKELCSHEANQLAEANLKARIRMMILYYHANSLNLLVAGTGNLSELLVGYFTKYGDGGVDMLPIGDLYKTHVRQIASILEVPAEIIRKAPTAGLLPGQTDEEELGMTYNLLDQLLYLMIDQSMEDEIIAKKMDISPNDVKRIREKVKKSNHKLCSPEIPVLR
- a CDS encoding H(2)-dependent methylenetetrahydromethanopterin dehydrogenase-related protein, whose amino-acid sequence is MKVSVYGAGNQDLYVNQLKLPEKYGGEAPYGGSRMAIEYAKAGHDVMLAEPNRGMLTDEHWKIVEEAGVKVTSDDAEAAKHAEIAVLFTPFGKKTFEIAKEITKHMPENGVIANTCTVSPIVLYYVLERELRRDRKDIGIASMHPAAVPGTPQHGHYVIGGHSSSEMDIATEEQIQKCVSLAESCGKDAYVVPADVSSAVADMGSLVTAVTLSGVLDYYYIGTQIIKAPEEMVEKQILMTLQTIASLVESSGVNGMLKAVNPELLIKSAKSMHLLEEQEELDAALNTLDKLDDNVKQWIEKGTIQPTNLVAAQALARELQNLMGETAAEGTIRRCMRKMFE
- the cutA gene encoding divalent-cation tolerance protein CutA; its protein translation is MFALIYITTSSKEESIFIGKKLVEERLAACSNIIPKIKSFYWWAEKLEEDSESILMLKTTSKNINKIITRTKELHSYENPCIVAFPIIAGSGEYFNWLKKEVDTDPLNNSYSNK